One Brassica napus cultivar Da-Ae chromosome C2, Da-Ae, whole genome shotgun sequence DNA window includes the following coding sequences:
- the LOC106435327 gene encoding LEAF RUST 10 DISEASE-RESISTANCE LOCUS RECEPTOR-LIKE PROTEIN KINASE-like 2.4 isoform X2 has translation MYYFSIYPLVLFFLFSIFHHLPCASSKLELCETLFECGNITAGFPFWGGTRHRNCGHPLLELLCNKNSSTSIIISEQEYSVFHLNQTSNTIKLTRPDFLGSFCSSVFTNTTLPPQIFELLPTYKNITVFYHCDPFLPYLSSHTCPKIGLISLSENHNGTCRNGFTVNVPTSFVATEKRLNMTNLESVLSKGFEVKLKIDRTACQQCLSTHGSCGFNHTLPLGNKCNPLHPQTSKFLNSQSVLHHLSGVIFLAAFITVCLHCQQISHDPGQQNLRTVPQPNIEPYNPLKKYSYAQVTRITKSFAEVVGKGGFGTVYRGTLCDGRIVAVKVLKDSKGNGEDFLTEVATISQTSHVNIVTLLGFCSEGSKRAIIYEFLGNGSLDKFISSKTTVDMDWPTLYGIALGVARGLEYLHHGCRTRIIHFDIKPQNILLDDNLCPKVADFGLAKLCERKESILSLLDTRGTIGYIAPELFSRMYGRVSHKSDVYSYGMLVLEMIGARNKERAAQNSSSDASSIYFPEWIYKDIEKGDTGSLNMDGIVCKEEEMVRKMTLVGLWCIQSSPIDRPPMNRVVEMMEGSVDALKVPPRPGLQIQVAPLQESSTPSENISVYTEYDP, from the exons ATGTACTATTTCTCCATTTATCCTCTGgtccttttctttctcttctccatATTCCACCATCTTCCTTGTGCTTCAAGTAAACTTGAATTATGTGAGACTTTGTTTGAATGTGGTAACATCACCGCCGGTTTCCCATTTTGGGGAGGGACACGTCACAGAAATTGCGGCCATCCGTTGCTGGAGCTTCTCTGCAATAAAAACAGCAGTACCTCTATTATCATCTCAGAACAAGAGTACTCAGTTTTCCATCTAAATCAAACATCTAACACTATTAAACTTACCAGACCAGACTTTCTAGGCTCTTTTTGCTCCTCTGTGTTCACCAACACAACCTTGCCTCCCCAAATTTTTGAGCTTTTGCCAACCTACAAGAATATCACTGTATTCTACCATTgtgacccttttcttccttaCCTTTCAAGTCATACATGTCCCAAGATAGGTCTTATCTCATTGTCTGAAAATCATAACGGTACATGCCGTAATGGTTTCACGGTGAACGTTCCGACGAGTTTTGTTGCAACAGAGAAAAGGTTGAATATGACCAATTTAGAAAGTGTTTTAAGCAAAGGGTTTGAGGTGAAGTTGAAGATTGATAGAACAGCATGTCAACAATGTTTATCCACTCATGGAAGCTGTGGATTTAACCATACGTTGCCATTAGGAAATAAATGCAATCCACTCCATCCGCAAACTAGTAAGTTTCTGAATTCCCAGTCTGTTTTGCATCATCTTT CAGGTGTTATATTTCTGGCGGCATTCATAACGGTGTGTCTCCATTGCCAACAAATATCACATGATCCGGGTCAACAAAACCTCAGGACTGTTCCACAACCAAATATCGAACCATATAATCCACTGAAGAAGTATAGTTATGCACAAGTGACACGAATCACAAAGTCATTTGCAGAAGTGGTTGGGAAGGGCGGATTTGGCACTGTTTATAGAGGAACTCTTTGTGATGGCCGTATCGTTGCAGTGAAGGTATTGAAAGACTCAAAAGGCAATGGTGAAGACTTCCTCACTGAAGTTGCAACCATTAGCCAAACTTCTCATGTTAACATTGTTACACTGCTAGGATTTTGCTCTGAAGGTTCCAAGAGAgcaattatttatgaatttttggGAAATGGGTCTCTTGATAAGTTTATCTCAAGCAAGACCACGGTGGATATGGATTGGCCCACACTTTATGGGATCGCTCTAGGCGTTGCCCGTGGTCTGGAGTACTTGCACCATGGTTGCAGAACAAGGATTATACATTTCGACATTAAACCACAAAATATACTCTTAGATGATAATCTTTGTCCCAAAGTTGCAGACTTTGGTCTTGCTAAGCTATGCGAGAGGAAAGAAAGCATCTTGTCACTACTAGACACAAGAGGAACGATAGGATACATTGCACCTGAATTGTTTTCAAGAATGTATGGTAGAGTTTCCCATAAGTCAGATGTGTATAGCTACGGAATGTTGGTACTTGAGATGATAGGAGCAAGGAACAAAGAAAGAGCTGCTCAAAACTCTTCATCTGATGCGAGCTCAATATATTTTCCTGAATGGATATATAAGGATATTGAGAAGGGAGACACTGGAAGTCTTAACATGGATGGAATCGTCTGcaaagaagaggagatggtTAGAAAAATGACATTGGTGGGTTTGTGGTGTATTCAGTCTTCCCCAATAGATCGCCCGCCAATGAATAGAGTTGTGGAAATGATGGAAGGGAGTGTGGATGCTCTTAAAGTGCCTCCCAGGCCTGGTTTGCAAATTCAAGTAGCGCCTCTTCAAGAATCTTCTACCCCCTCAGAGAACATTTCAGTTTATACAGAGTATGATCCATAA
- the LOC106435327 gene encoding LEAF RUST 10 DISEASE-RESISTANCE LOCUS RECEPTOR-LIKE PROTEIN KINASE-like 2.4 isoform X1 — MYYFSIYPLVLFFLFSIFHHLPCASSKLELCETLFECGNITAGFPFWGGTRHRNCGHPLLELLCNKNSSTSIIISEQEYSVFHLNQTSNTIKLTRPDFLGSFCSSVFTNTTLPPQIFELLPTYKNITVFYHCDPFLPYLSSHTCPKIGLISLSENHNGTCRNGFTVNVPTSFVATEKRLNMTNLESVLSKGFEVKLKIDRTACQQCLSTHGSCGFNHTLPLGNKCNPLHPQTKSVGACGNNQTSSRFVCYHNHTSGSGPRMADGLSSGSVVDSGDHVVTSTAVAIGCAAGVIFLAAFITVCLHCQQISHDPGQQNLRTVPQPNIEPYNPLKKYSYAQVTRITKSFAEVVGKGGFGTVYRGTLCDGRIVAVKVLKDSKGNGEDFLTEVATISQTSHVNIVTLLGFCSEGSKRAIIYEFLGNGSLDKFISSKTTVDMDWPTLYGIALGVARGLEYLHHGCRTRIIHFDIKPQNILLDDNLCPKVADFGLAKLCERKESILSLLDTRGTIGYIAPELFSRMYGRVSHKSDVYSYGMLVLEMIGARNKERAAQNSSSDASSIYFPEWIYKDIEKGDTGSLNMDGIVCKEEEMVRKMTLVGLWCIQSSPIDRPPMNRVVEMMEGSVDALKVPPRPGLQIQVAPLQESSTPSENISVYTEYDP, encoded by the exons ATGTACTATTTCTCCATTTATCCTCTGgtccttttctttctcttctccatATTCCACCATCTTCCTTGTGCTTCAAGTAAACTTGAATTATGTGAGACTTTGTTTGAATGTGGTAACATCACCGCCGGTTTCCCATTTTGGGGAGGGACACGTCACAGAAATTGCGGCCATCCGTTGCTGGAGCTTCTCTGCAATAAAAACAGCAGTACCTCTATTATCATCTCAGAACAAGAGTACTCAGTTTTCCATCTAAATCAAACATCTAACACTATTAAACTTACCAGACCAGACTTTCTAGGCTCTTTTTGCTCCTCTGTGTTCACCAACACAACCTTGCCTCCCCAAATTTTTGAGCTTTTGCCAACCTACAAGAATATCACTGTATTCTACCATTgtgacccttttcttccttaCCTTTCAAGTCATACATGTCCCAAGATAGGTCTTATCTCATTGTCTGAAAATCATAACGGTACATGCCGTAATGGTTTCACGGTGAACGTTCCGACGAGTTTTGTTGCAACAGAGAAAAGGTTGAATATGACCAATTTAGAAAGTGTTTTAAGCAAAGGGTTTGAGGTGAAGTTGAAGATTGATAGAACAGCATGTCAACAATGTTTATCCACTCATGGAAGCTGTGGATTTAACCATACGTTGCCATTAGGAAATAAATGCAATCCACTCCATCCGCAAACTA AGTCAGTGGGTGCTTGTGGAAATAATCAGACCTCGAGTAGATTTGTCTGTTATCATAACCATACCTCTGGTTCTGGACCAAGGATGGCTGATG GCTTGTCCTCTGGATCGGTAGTAGATTCTGGAGACCATG TCGTGACGTCTACTGCAGTGGCAATAG GTTGCGCAGCAGGTGTTATATTTCTGGCGGCATTCATAACGGTGTGTCTCCATTGCCAACAAATATCACATGATCCGGGTCAACAAAACCTCAGGACTGTTCCACAACCAAATATCGAACCATATAATCCACTGAAGAAGTATAGTTATGCACAAGTGACACGAATCACAAAGTCATTTGCAGAAGTGGTTGGGAAGGGCGGATTTGGCACTGTTTATAGAGGAACTCTTTGTGATGGCCGTATCGTTGCAGTGAAGGTATTGAAAGACTCAAAAGGCAATGGTGAAGACTTCCTCACTGAAGTTGCAACCATTAGCCAAACTTCTCATGTTAACATTGTTACACTGCTAGGATTTTGCTCTGAAGGTTCCAAGAGAgcaattatttatgaatttttggGAAATGGGTCTCTTGATAAGTTTATCTCAAGCAAGACCACGGTGGATATGGATTGGCCCACACTTTATGGGATCGCTCTAGGCGTTGCCCGTGGTCTGGAGTACTTGCACCATGGTTGCAGAACAAGGATTATACATTTCGACATTAAACCACAAAATATACTCTTAGATGATAATCTTTGTCCCAAAGTTGCAGACTTTGGTCTTGCTAAGCTATGCGAGAGGAAAGAAAGCATCTTGTCACTACTAGACACAAGAGGAACGATAGGATACATTGCACCTGAATTGTTTTCAAGAATGTATGGTAGAGTTTCCCATAAGTCAGATGTGTATAGCTACGGAATGTTGGTACTTGAGATGATAGGAGCAAGGAACAAAGAAAGAGCTGCTCAAAACTCTTCATCTGATGCGAGCTCAATATATTTTCCTGAATGGATATATAAGGATATTGAGAAGGGAGACACTGGAAGTCTTAACATGGATGGAATCGTCTGcaaagaagaggagatggtTAGAAAAATGACATTGGTGGGTTTGTGGTGTATTCAGTCTTCCCCAATAGATCGCCCGCCAATGAATAGAGTTGTGGAAATGATGGAAGGGAGTGTGGATGCTCTTAAAGTGCCTCCCAGGCCTGGTTTGCAAATTCAAGTAGCGCCTCTTCAAGAATCTTCTACCCCCTCAGAGAACATTTCAGTTTATACAGAGTATGATCCATAA